A region from the Indicator indicator isolate 239-I01 chromosome 4, UM_Iind_1.1, whole genome shotgun sequence genome encodes:
- the DIO3 gene encoding thyroxine 5-deiodinase: MLHSLGVHTLQLLTQAAACILLFPRFLLTAVMLWLLDFLCIRKKMLMMPTAEEVASASEGLPPDDPPVCVSDSNRMFTLESLKAVWHGQKLDFFKSAHVGSLAPNPEVIQLDGQKRLRILDFARGKRPLILNFGSCTUPPFMARLRSFQRLAAHFVDIADFLLVYIEEAHPSDGWVSSDAAYNIPKHQCLQDRLRAAQLMREGAPDCPLAVDTMDNASSAAYGAYFERLYVIQEEKVMYQGGRGPEGYKISELRTWLDQYKTRLQNPSAVVIQV, translated from the coding sequence ATGCTCCACTCCCTTGGCGTTCACACCTTGCAACTGCTCACCCAGGCGGCCGCCtgcatcctcctcttcccccgCTTCCTGCTCACCGCCGTGATGCTCTGGCTTCTGGATTTTCTGTGCATTAGGAAGAAGATGCTGATGATGCCCACGGCCGAGGAGGTGGCCAGCGCCAGCGAAGGGCTGCCCCCCGACGACCCCCCTGTGTGCGTGTCCGACTCCAACCGCATGTTCACGCTAGAGTCTCTGAAAGCTGTGTGGCATGGGCAGAAGCTAGACTTCTTCAAGTCGGCACACGTGGGCTCCTTAGCCCCCAACCCCGAGGTGATCCAGCTGGACGGGCAGAAGAGACTCCGCATCCTAGATTTCGCCCGCGGCAAGAGACCCCTCATCCTCAACTTCGGCAGCTGCACCTGACCCCCGTTCATGGCCCGACTGAGGTCCTTCCAGCGCCTAGCCGCGCACTTTGTGGACATTGCCGACTTCCTCCTGGTGTACATCGAAGAAGCACACCCCTCCGACGGCTGGGTCAGCTCAGATGCAGCCTAcaacatccccaagcaccagtgCCTCCAGGACAGGCTGCGGGCAGCTCAGCTGATGAGGGAAGGGGCGCCCGATTGCCCCCTGGCCGTGGACACCATGGACAATGCTTCCAGCGCCGCCTACGGTGCCTACTTCGAGAGGCTCTACGTCAtccaggaggagaaggtgaTGTACCAGGGAGGCAGAGGACCAGAGGGCTACAAGATCTCAGAGCTGAGGACCTGGCTAGACCAGTACAAAACCCGGCTCCAGAATCCCAGCGCGGTGGTCATTCAAGTGTAA